One Eriocheir sinensis breed Jianghai 21 unplaced genomic scaffold, ASM2467909v1 Scaffold17, whole genome shotgun sequence genomic window carries:
- the LOC126990496 gene encoding insulin-degrading enzyme-like isoform X2, whose translation MGVKVQVDGIVKSEEDQRLYRALVLNNDLKVLLISDPATDKSAAALDVHVGSMSDPAELPGLAHFCEHMLFMGTEKYPCENEYNKYLSEHGGCSNAYTAADHTNYYFDVAPDAFAGALDRFAQFFVTPLFTESGVDREVNAVNSEHEKNIQNDYWRLAQLEKSTADPTHDFSKFGTGNKETLDTLPKEQGINVRDSLLQFHAKWYSSNIMALAVLGKESLDELEEMVLGLFSEVENKSVTVPEWITHPFGPKQCRKVGYVVPVKDIRNLYVTFPIPDLHPYYKTAPGHYLGHLIGHEGPGSLLSYLKGRGWVNSLVGGQKSGAKGFAFFVVNVDLTEEGIEHVEDIVTAVFQYLNLLKEEGPQQWVFDECRDLSAMTFRFKDKEQPQSYTCGLSEQLHYYPLEEVLCGGYLLSEYKPELINMVLEHLTPENIRIAVVGKALSDKVTCTEKWYGTCYKMECVEEELLGRWRDAGSNQLLRLPSRNEFVPTTFDLYKDTQEISRLPEMISQTPLARVWFKQDDEYKLPKAVVYTELFSPVAYLDPHHTNQLHIFAQLFRDALTEYTYAADLAGLTYSLSNSKYGLTLLVKGYNDKLHVLLEKIMERMTSFQVDPKRFEILKDAYVRALRNFSADQPHQHVVYYTSLLLAEHGWTKEELLEATNEMTVENLEAFIPRFLSGLHVEMLIHGNMMRESAVTLASTLQEQLTSRAHTRPLLPSQLARQREYQLRDGTSNVYQAENTVHKSSAVETYFQCGMQATHNNMLLELLCQIFAEPAFDELRTKEQLGYIVWCGIRRANGTQGLRIIVQGDRHPEYLTSRIEAFLHKMGENLEKLPEEEFVRHREALASRRLERPKKLSHLTANWWAEITSNQYNFDRDAVEVAHLRTLSKQDIIDFYKQFVSSVALQRKKLCVQVTSMAPGGAGHPDTPNQGRTEPDDGLALPPPLQEPEVITDIPEFKQGLALYPLMRPLIPVSTTTTPSKSKL comes from the exons ATGGGTGTTAAGGTGCAGGTGGACGGCATCGTCAAGTCTGAGGAGGACCAGCGGCTGTACCGAGCGCTCGTCCTCAACAATGACCTCAAAGTGCTGCTCATCTCGGACCCCGCCACGGATAAGTCCGCAGCGGCGCTCGATGTCCACGTGG gCAGCATGTCAGACCCGGCGGAGCTGCCCGGTCTGGCCCACTTCTGCGAGCACATGCTGTTCATGGGCACGGAGAAGTACCCGTGTGAGAACGAGTACAACAAGTACCTCTCGGAGCACGGCGGCTGCAGCAACGCCTACACGGCCGCCGACCACACCAATTACTACTTTGATGTGGCGCCCGATGCCTTCGCTGGGGCCCTggacag GTTCGCCCAGTTCTTCGTGACGCCACTCTTCACCGAGAGCGGCGTGGACCGGGAGGTGAACGCCGTCAACTCCGAGCACGAGAAGAACATCCAGAACGACTACTGGAGGTTGGCACAGCTGGAGAAGTCAACAGCGGACCCGACGCATGACTTCAGCAAGTTTGGCACAG GCAACAAGGAGACGCTGGACACCCTACCCAAGGAGCAGGGGATCAATGTGCGCGACTCCCTGCTGCAGTTTCACGCCAAGTGGTACTCATCGAACATCATGGCCCTGGCGGTGCTGGGCAAGG AGAGCCTTGACGAACTGGAGGAGATGGTGTTGGGTCTCTTCAGTGAGGTGGAGAATAAGAGCGTCACAGTGCCGGAGTGGATCACGCACCCCTTTGGCCCCAAGCAGTGCCGTAAAGTGGGTTATGTTGTGCCGGTGAAGGACATCCGCAACCTCTACGTCACCTTCCCCATCCCTGACCTGCACCCCTACTACAAGACTGCT ccTGGGCATTACTTGGGTCACCTGATAGGACATGAAGGCCCGGGGTCACTGCTGTCCTACCTCAAGGGGCGCGGCTGGGTCAACTCCCTCGTCGGTGGCCAAAAGTCGGGGGCGAAGGGATTTGCGTTCTTTGTGGTTAATGTGGATCTGACGGAGGAAGGGATCGAGCACGTGGAGGATATCGTTACCGCGGTGTTtcag tACCTCAACTTGCTGAAGGAGGAAGGGCCGCAACAGTGGGTGTTTGACGAGTGCCGTGACCTCAGTGCCATGACCTTCCGCTTCAAGGACAAGGAGCAGCCACAGTCCTACACGTGCGGCCTGTCCGAGCAGCTGcat TACTACCCATTGGAGGAGGTGCTGTGCGGGGGTTACCTGCTCAGCGAATACAAACCAGAGCTCATCAACATGGTCCTGGAACACCTCACGCCAGAGAACATCAG gaTCGCCGTGGTGGGGAAAGCGCTGTCGGACAAGGTGACCTGCACGGAGAAGTGGTACGGGACCTGCTACAAGATGGAGTGCGTGGAGGAGGAGCTGCTGGGGCGCTGGAGGGATGCTGGGTCCAACCAGCTGCTGCGCCTCCCCTCACGGAACGAGTTTGTGCCCACCACCTTTGACCTCTATAAGGACActcag GAGATCTCGCGGCTGCCGGAGATGATCAGCCAGACGCCTCTTGCCCGCGTGTGGTTCAAGCAAGATGACGAGTACAAGTTGCCCAAGGCCGTGGTGTACACCGAGCTGTTCAG tCCCGTGGCATACCTGGACCCCCACCACACCAACCAGCTGCACATCTTTGCCCAGCTGTTCCGCGACGCCCTCACGGAGTACACCTATGCCGCAGACCTGGCCGGGCTCACCTACTCCCTCTCCAACAGCAAGTATGGGCTGACG CTGCTGGTCAAGGGCTACAACGACAAGCTCCACGTCCTGCTGGAGAAGATAATGGAGCGTATGACGTCCTTCCAGGTGGACCCCAAGCGCTTTGAGATCCTCAAGGACGCC tACGTGCGAGCGCTGCGTAACTTCAGCGCCGACCAGCCCCACCAGCACGTCGTCTACTACACGTCGCTACTGTTGGCGGAGCACGGCTGGACCAAGGAGGAGCTGCTGGAGGCCACGAACG AGATGACGGTCGAGAACTTGGAGGCGTTCATCCCGCGTTTCCTCTCTGGCCTGCATGTGGAGATGCTCATCCACGGCAACATGATGCGGGAGAGTGCCGTGACCCTGGCGTCCACCCTACAGGAGCAGCTgacctcaagggcacacacacgaCCTCTCCTGCCCTCCCAGCTGGCCCGGCAGAGAGAATACCAGCTGAGGGATG ggACCAGCAATGTGTACCAGGCTGAGAACACTGTACACAAGAGCTCGGCGGTGGAGACCTACTTCCAGTGTGGGATGCAGGCTACCCACAACAACATGCTGCTGGAGCTGCTGTGCCAGATCTTCGCAGAGCCGGCCTTTGATGAGCTCAggaccaag GAACAGCTTGGGTACATCGTGTGGTGCGGCATCCGTCGGGCGAATGGTACCCAGGGTCTGCGGATCATTGTGCAAGGCGACCGTCACCCCGAGTACCTCACCTCCAGGATAGAGGCGTTCCTACACAAGATGGGG GAGAACTTAGAGAAGCTGCCAGAGGAGGAGTTCGTACGTCACCGCGAGGCTCTGGCCAGCAGGCGTCTGGAGCGGCCCAAGAAGCTGTCCCACCTCACGGCCAACTGGTGGGCCGAGATCACGTCCAACCAGTACAACTTCGACCGCGACGCCGTGGAAGTGGCCCACCTCCGCACCCTCTCCAAGCAGGATATTATTGACTTCTATAAG CAATTTGTGAGCAGCGTGGCATTGCAGCGGAAGAAGCTGTGTGTGCAGGTGACGTCCATGGCCCCGGGAGGTGCTGGCCACCCAGACACACCCAACCAGGGCCGCACCGAGCCTGATGATGGCCTGGCACTCCCTCCACCGCTGCaggag ccTGAAGTAATCACAGACATTCCTGAGTTCAAGCAGGGCCTGGCCTTGTACCCTCTGATGCGGCCACTCATCCcggtctccaccaccaccacaccctccaaGTCCAAGCTGTAA
- the LOC126990496 gene encoding insulin-degrading enzyme-like isoform X1 has translation MLLRVLVRGARNGRVFQSGLDPRGGGGGGEIGLRRKFLSSLRRPLGLLASTALSFISSYRIHQAACAASMGVKVQVDGIVKSEEDQRLYRALVLNNDLKVLLISDPATDKSAAALDVHVGSMSDPAELPGLAHFCEHMLFMGTEKYPCENEYNKYLSEHGGCSNAYTAADHTNYYFDVAPDAFAGALDRFAQFFVTPLFTESGVDREVNAVNSEHEKNIQNDYWRLAQLEKSTADPTHDFSKFGTGNKETLDTLPKEQGINVRDSLLQFHAKWYSSNIMALAVLGKESLDELEEMVLGLFSEVENKSVTVPEWITHPFGPKQCRKVGYVVPVKDIRNLYVTFPIPDLHPYYKTAPGHYLGHLIGHEGPGSLLSYLKGRGWVNSLVGGQKSGAKGFAFFVVNVDLTEEGIEHVEDIVTAVFQYLNLLKEEGPQQWVFDECRDLSAMTFRFKDKEQPQSYTCGLSEQLHYYPLEEVLCGGYLLSEYKPELINMVLEHLTPENIRIAVVGKALSDKVTCTEKWYGTCYKMECVEEELLGRWRDAGSNQLLRLPSRNEFVPTTFDLYKDTQEISRLPEMISQTPLARVWFKQDDEYKLPKAVVYTELFSPVAYLDPHHTNQLHIFAQLFRDALTEYTYAADLAGLTYSLSNSKYGLTLLVKGYNDKLHVLLEKIMERMTSFQVDPKRFEILKDAYVRALRNFSADQPHQHVVYYTSLLLAEHGWTKEELLEATNEMTVENLEAFIPRFLSGLHVEMLIHGNMMRESAVTLASTLQEQLTSRAHTRPLLPSQLARQREYQLRDGTSNVYQAENTVHKSSAVETYFQCGMQATHNNMLLELLCQIFAEPAFDELRTKEQLGYIVWCGIRRANGTQGLRIIVQGDRHPEYLTSRIEAFLHKMGENLEKLPEEEFVRHREALASRRLERPKKLSHLTANWWAEITSNQYNFDRDAVEVAHLRTLSKQDIIDFYKQFVSSVALQRKKLCVQVTSMAPGGAGHPDTPNQGRTEPDDGLALPPPLQEPEVITDIPEFKQGLALYPLMRPLIPVSTTTTPSKSKL, from the exons ATGCTCCTCCGTGTACTGGTGAGAGGAGCACGTAATGGCCGAGTGTTCCAGAGTGGACTagacccaagaggaggaggaggaggaggagaaataggccTCCGAAGAAAGTTTTTGTCCTCCCTCAGAAGGCCTCTCGGTCTCCTCGCCTCGACCGCTCTCAGTTTCATCTCATCGTACAG GATCCACCAGGCTGCGTGTGCGGCCAGCATGGGTGTTAAGGTGCAGGTGGACGGCATCGTCAAGTCTGAGGAGGACCAGCGGCTGTACCGAGCGCTCGTCCTCAACAATGACCTCAAAGTGCTGCTCATCTCGGACCCCGCCACGGATAAGTCCGCAGCGGCGCTCGATGTCCACGTGG gCAGCATGTCAGACCCGGCGGAGCTGCCCGGTCTGGCCCACTTCTGCGAGCACATGCTGTTCATGGGCACGGAGAAGTACCCGTGTGAGAACGAGTACAACAAGTACCTCTCGGAGCACGGCGGCTGCAGCAACGCCTACACGGCCGCCGACCACACCAATTACTACTTTGATGTGGCGCCCGATGCCTTCGCTGGGGCCCTggacag GTTCGCCCAGTTCTTCGTGACGCCACTCTTCACCGAGAGCGGCGTGGACCGGGAGGTGAACGCCGTCAACTCCGAGCACGAGAAGAACATCCAGAACGACTACTGGAGGTTGGCACAGCTGGAGAAGTCAACAGCGGACCCGACGCATGACTTCAGCAAGTTTGGCACAG GCAACAAGGAGACGCTGGACACCCTACCCAAGGAGCAGGGGATCAATGTGCGCGACTCCCTGCTGCAGTTTCACGCCAAGTGGTACTCATCGAACATCATGGCCCTGGCGGTGCTGGGCAAGG AGAGCCTTGACGAACTGGAGGAGATGGTGTTGGGTCTCTTCAGTGAGGTGGAGAATAAGAGCGTCACAGTGCCGGAGTGGATCACGCACCCCTTTGGCCCCAAGCAGTGCCGTAAAGTGGGTTATGTTGTGCCGGTGAAGGACATCCGCAACCTCTACGTCACCTTCCCCATCCCTGACCTGCACCCCTACTACAAGACTGCT ccTGGGCATTACTTGGGTCACCTGATAGGACATGAAGGCCCGGGGTCACTGCTGTCCTACCTCAAGGGGCGCGGCTGGGTCAACTCCCTCGTCGGTGGCCAAAAGTCGGGGGCGAAGGGATTTGCGTTCTTTGTGGTTAATGTGGATCTGACGGAGGAAGGGATCGAGCACGTGGAGGATATCGTTACCGCGGTGTTtcag tACCTCAACTTGCTGAAGGAGGAAGGGCCGCAACAGTGGGTGTTTGACGAGTGCCGTGACCTCAGTGCCATGACCTTCCGCTTCAAGGACAAGGAGCAGCCACAGTCCTACACGTGCGGCCTGTCCGAGCAGCTGcat TACTACCCATTGGAGGAGGTGCTGTGCGGGGGTTACCTGCTCAGCGAATACAAACCAGAGCTCATCAACATGGTCCTGGAACACCTCACGCCAGAGAACATCAG gaTCGCCGTGGTGGGGAAAGCGCTGTCGGACAAGGTGACCTGCACGGAGAAGTGGTACGGGACCTGCTACAAGATGGAGTGCGTGGAGGAGGAGCTGCTGGGGCGCTGGAGGGATGCTGGGTCCAACCAGCTGCTGCGCCTCCCCTCACGGAACGAGTTTGTGCCCACCACCTTTGACCTCTATAAGGACActcag GAGATCTCGCGGCTGCCGGAGATGATCAGCCAGACGCCTCTTGCCCGCGTGTGGTTCAAGCAAGATGACGAGTACAAGTTGCCCAAGGCCGTGGTGTACACCGAGCTGTTCAG tCCCGTGGCATACCTGGACCCCCACCACACCAACCAGCTGCACATCTTTGCCCAGCTGTTCCGCGACGCCCTCACGGAGTACACCTATGCCGCAGACCTGGCCGGGCTCACCTACTCCCTCTCCAACAGCAAGTATGGGCTGACG CTGCTGGTCAAGGGCTACAACGACAAGCTCCACGTCCTGCTGGAGAAGATAATGGAGCGTATGACGTCCTTCCAGGTGGACCCCAAGCGCTTTGAGATCCTCAAGGACGCC tACGTGCGAGCGCTGCGTAACTTCAGCGCCGACCAGCCCCACCAGCACGTCGTCTACTACACGTCGCTACTGTTGGCGGAGCACGGCTGGACCAAGGAGGAGCTGCTGGAGGCCACGAACG AGATGACGGTCGAGAACTTGGAGGCGTTCATCCCGCGTTTCCTCTCTGGCCTGCATGTGGAGATGCTCATCCACGGCAACATGATGCGGGAGAGTGCCGTGACCCTGGCGTCCACCCTACAGGAGCAGCTgacctcaagggcacacacacgaCCTCTCCTGCCCTCCCAGCTGGCCCGGCAGAGAGAATACCAGCTGAGGGATG ggACCAGCAATGTGTACCAGGCTGAGAACACTGTACACAAGAGCTCGGCGGTGGAGACCTACTTCCAGTGTGGGATGCAGGCTACCCACAACAACATGCTGCTGGAGCTGCTGTGCCAGATCTTCGCAGAGCCGGCCTTTGATGAGCTCAggaccaag GAACAGCTTGGGTACATCGTGTGGTGCGGCATCCGTCGGGCGAATGGTACCCAGGGTCTGCGGATCATTGTGCAAGGCGACCGTCACCCCGAGTACCTCACCTCCAGGATAGAGGCGTTCCTACACAAGATGGGG GAGAACTTAGAGAAGCTGCCAGAGGAGGAGTTCGTACGTCACCGCGAGGCTCTGGCCAGCAGGCGTCTGGAGCGGCCCAAGAAGCTGTCCCACCTCACGGCCAACTGGTGGGCCGAGATCACGTCCAACCAGTACAACTTCGACCGCGACGCCGTGGAAGTGGCCCACCTCCGCACCCTCTCCAAGCAGGATATTATTGACTTCTATAAG CAATTTGTGAGCAGCGTGGCATTGCAGCGGAAGAAGCTGTGTGTGCAGGTGACGTCCATGGCCCCGGGAGGTGCTGGCCACCCAGACACACCCAACCAGGGCCGCACCGAGCCTGATGATGGCCTGGCACTCCCTCCACCGCTGCaggag ccTGAAGTAATCACAGACATTCCTGAGTTCAAGCAGGGCCTGGCCTTGTACCCTCTGATGCGGCCACTCATCCcggtctccaccaccaccacaccctccaaGTCCAAGCTGTAA